In Acidianus brierleyi, one genomic interval encodes:
- a CDS encoding enoyl-CoA hydratase/isomerase family protein yields the protein METKYSDGKILLKKDGKIAEVILNRPEKLNTITLQMRRDLGKIFEDLDKDPETSVIIVRGEGDKAFSSGGDISEFLNTSPEDLLDWGKTIETIENVSKPTIAVLKGYILGAGTELALACDIRVASPETEIGLPEIRLGMIPASGGLTKMVKSLGPLKAKYYLLLGKRIKAQEAQQLGLIHEIAENPYDRALEISKDLISLSPLAIKAMKSAINLIMDSPIQVGYDIERKTFGLLRFSEDFKEGIDAFLQKRKPQFNGK from the coding sequence ATGGAAACAAAATATTCTGATGGAAAAATACTGTTAAAAAAGGATGGGAAAATAGCAGAAGTAATTCTCAATAGACCAGAAAAACTTAATACTATAACTTTACAGATGAGACGTGATTTAGGAAAAATATTTGAGGATTTAGATAAAGATCCAGAAACTTCTGTCATAATAGTTAGAGGAGAAGGAGATAAGGCTTTCAGTAGCGGAGGAGATATAAGCGAATTTCTAAATACTTCTCCAGAAGATTTACTAGATTGGGGAAAAACTATAGAGACTATAGAAAATGTTAGTAAACCAACTATCGCAGTACTTAAAGGATATATTTTAGGTGCGGGAACAGAACTTGCATTAGCGTGTGATATAAGAGTAGCTTCACCAGAGACTGAAATAGGATTACCCGAAATAAGATTAGGAATGATACCTGCTAGTGGAGGATTAACAAAAATGGTAAAATCTCTAGGGCCTCTTAAGGCTAAATATTACCTTCTTCTAGGAAAAAGGATAAAAGCACAAGAAGCTCAACAGTTGGGATTAATTCATGAGATTGCAGAAAATCCATATGATAGAGCGTTAGAAATATCTAAGGACTTAATTTCATTATCACCATTAGCAATAAAAGCTATGAAATCTGCAATAAATCTTATAATGGACTCTCCTATACAAGTAGGTTACGATATAGAAAGGAAAACTTTTGGCTTACTAAGGTTTTCAGAAGATTTCAAAGAAGGTATTGACGCATTTCTTCAAAAAAGAAAACCACAATTTAACGGAAAATAG
- a CDS encoding AMP-binding protein, translating to MNIEIREKNNKISPILNDYDKVRKEFNWDSVERELTFSDGTINPAYFSIYQNIEKNENKVGLIWVGKKDEVRKISYHDLALNGSKIANSLKDLGFKNGDRIILFSRKVPELYFTMIGATLAGGILVPVFQSFGTEALKYRIENSGAHFILTHEELLGRVRDATSGLNVKIIVIDGNSNNNEYSFEDLKSTQKLYVERKRTKDPWFIIYTSGSTGRPKGIVQAQNTIALYYISGMYHFDLQDDVFWPTGDPAWVAGYASVWTGWLRRVPVVTLESKFNAEKWLSIIEEFKVSVWSTAPTALRLLKKELRYIKNDVSSLRFIHAGGEYVGPDLVTWTKDTFGVPLHEAYGQSETATYVICNIISLPIKVGSIGKPLPGIEALIVDEKGNPLPPNSQGILAFKPGFPGLFIGIWGNEDRYKEYFKGGYYLTGDLAYMDKDGYFWYLGRADDVIKVSGYRVGPAEIESVIAENPNVAEVAVIGIPDEERGNAIKAFIVLKKGISPSEQIKNEIQDWVRKNLAAHDVPKYIEFVDSLPHTMSGKILRRYLRAKELGQDVGDLSTLE from the coding sequence ATGAACATAGAAATAAGGGAAAAGAATAATAAGATATCTCCTATTTTAAATGATTACGATAAGGTAAGAAAAGAGTTCAATTGGGATTCAGTTGAACGAGAATTAACGTTTTCAGATGGGACTATAAATCCTGCATATTTTTCAATTTACCAAAATATTGAGAAAAATGAAAATAAAGTAGGATTAATATGGGTAGGTAAAAAAGATGAAGTAAGGAAAATTTCTTATCATGACCTTGCTTTAAATGGAAGTAAAATTGCTAATTCGCTAAAAGATTTAGGATTTAAGAACGGAGATAGAATAATATTGTTCTCCAGAAAAGTTCCTGAATTATATTTTACTATGATAGGGGCAACTTTAGCTGGAGGGATATTAGTTCCAGTATTCCAATCATTCGGAACTGAAGCTCTTAAATATAGAATAGAAAATAGTGGAGCCCATTTTATCTTAACTCATGAAGAATTGTTAGGTAGAGTAAGAGATGCTACGTCTGGATTAAATGTTAAGATCATAGTAATTGATGGAAATTCAAATAATAATGAATATTCTTTTGAAGATTTAAAATCTACGCAAAAGTTATATGTTGAAAGAAAAAGAACAAAGGATCCATGGTTTATAATATATACTTCTGGGTCTACAGGCAGACCTAAAGGAATAGTTCAAGCTCAAAACACTATTGCTTTATATTACATTTCCGGGATGTATCATTTTGATCTTCAAGACGATGTATTTTGGCCTACCGGTGATCCTGCATGGGTAGCAGGTTATGCTTCAGTATGGACAGGCTGGCTTAGAAGAGTACCTGTAGTAACCTTAGAATCGAAATTTAATGCAGAAAAATGGTTGAGTATTATTGAAGAATTTAAAGTGTCAGTTTGGAGTACTGCTCCTACTGCTTTAAGACTTCTTAAAAAAGAACTACGTTATATTAAAAACGATGTTTCTTCCTTACGATTTATTCACGCAGGAGGAGAATATGTAGGACCAGATTTAGTTACTTGGACTAAGGATACTTTTGGAGTTCCATTACATGAAGCTTACGGGCAGAGCGAAACTGCTACTTATGTTATTTGCAATATAATTTCCTTACCAATAAAGGTTGGTTCTATAGGAAAGCCTCTGCCTGGAATAGAAGCCTTGATTGTGGATGAAAAAGGAAATCCTTTACCTCCAAATTCTCAAGGAATTTTAGCATTTAAGCCTGGATTCCCTGGATTATTTATAGGAATTTGGGGTAATGAAGATAGATATAAGGAATATTTCAAAGGAGGTTACTATTTAACTGGAGATCTTGCTTATATGGATAAAGATGGGTATTTCTGGTATTTAGGTAGAGCAGATGATGTGATTAAAGTTTCTGGATATAGAGTAGGGCCTGCTGAAATAGAATCCGTAATTGCTGAAAATCCTAACGTTGCAGAAGTTGCAGTTATAGGAATTCCAGATGAGGAAAGGGGAAACGCGATAAAGGCTTTTATAGTTTTAAAGAAGGGGATAAGTCCTAGTGAACAAATTAAAAATGAAATACAAGATTGGGTAAGGAAAAATCTAGCCGCTCATGATGTTCCAAAATATATAGAATTTGTAGATTCTTTACCGCATACAATGAGTGGAAAAATATTAAGAAGATATCTTAGAGCTAAGGAATTAGGTCAAGATGTTGGAGATTTAAGTACTTTAGAGTGA
- a CDS encoding Zn-ribbon domain-containing OB-fold protein — translation MFDEIKKEYINLMNNEKLPYIKCKSCGNVFFYPRDYCPKCNSKNLEVKVSKGDGKVFSITKFQGKKGDTYYGIVEMDEGFRIYSNIKNSLEIGDKVTVEFIEENGRKIPIFKGLSGT, via the coding sequence ATGTTCGATGAAATAAAAAAGGAATATATAAATTTAATGAACAATGAAAAACTACCTTATATTAAGTGCAAATCGTGCGGAAATGTATTTTTCTATCCTAGAGATTACTGTCCTAAATGTAATTCTAAAAATCTTGAGGTTAAAGTGAGTAAAGGTGATGGAAAGGTTTTCTCAATTACTAAGTTTCAGGGCAAAAAAGGAGATACATATTATGGCATTGTGGAAATGGATGAAGGTTTTAGAATTTACAGTAATATTAAGAATAGTTTAGAGATAGGCGATAAAGTTACAGTTGAATTTATAGAGGAAAATGGAAGAAAAATACCTATTTTTAAAGGATTATCTGGAACGTAA